In Schizosaccharomyces osmophilus chromosome 2, complete sequence, the following proteins share a genomic window:
- the gbs1 gene encoding glucosidase II beta subunit, translating into MHLKSCFFLASLVSSLIPFTNAKLSIRGISENELHLYKPNAEGRWKCLGSDITINLEQINDDYCDCPDGSDEPGTSACSNGKFFCKNDGYISKYIPSNRVDDTKCDCCDGSDESLVKCENTCKEEAENYKRSLEKHNQLVSDGLKIRDDWVAQSAELKKEAKKKYDSVTWKITELEKTKQNLENTVKALKESADSDSRSILSNDLEEIKVDLYDLLDERNEYNERLNALENLLDEITLQYETDNFEATLKEAIDSWEDIRSQNVKKKVASEKIHNDLKSSIAHLARIAKEEATYFGFFKKIEKDLTDVYWNVKRSLIDFGILSPSIPATSLKNTGGFYLENVQSDLDEAEVELEELQKEQTALLEELQEHHNGWDNLYRFLKGMTTERKVGDYIYKVVFFGNVLQNSVDLGNFVEQNGNTLKYSNGQSCWNGPDRSARVFVECGIENEIVSVLEAQKCEYSIKMKSPAACSASQFQTSLLKNGNDDPDEL; encoded by the exons ATGCATCTcaaatcttgtttttttctggCGTCGTTAGTTAGTAGTTTAATTCCTTTTACAAATGCCAAGCTTTCAATAAGAGGTATTAGCGAAAACG AATTGCATCTATATAAACCAAATGCGGAGGGACGATGGAAATGTTTAGGAAGTGATATAACGATTAATCTTGAACAAATTAATG ATGACTACTGTGATTGCCCAGACGGATCTGACGAACCTG GAACTTCGGCTTGTTCAAACGGCAAGTTTTTCTGCAAAAACGATGGTTATATTAGCAAGTACATTCCTTCAAATCGGGTTGATGACACAAAGTGCGACTGCTGCGATGGTTCCGATGAGTCTTTGGTAAAGTGTGAAAATACGTGCaaggaagaagcagaaaattATAAGCGTTCTTTGGAGAAACATAATCAGCTTGTGAGTGACGGCCTAAAGATTCGAGATGACTGGGTAGCTCAAAGTGCTgaattgaagaaggaagcaaagaaaaagtacgATTCAGTAACTTGGAAAATTACAGAACTCGAAAAGACGAAACAAAACCTTGAGAATACAGTGAAAGCGCTAAAGGAGTCTGCTGATTCAGATAGCAGATCCATTCTTTCTAATGatttagaagaaattaaagtTGATTTATACGATTTACTcgatgaaagaaatgagTATAACGAACGTCTGAATGCTTTGGAGAATCTTTTAGACGAGATAACTCTTCAGTATGAAACAGATAACTTTGAAGCTACGTTGAAAGAAGCTATAGACTCTTGGGAAGACATAAGGTCTCAAAAtgtgaagaagaaggttGCTTCAGAAAAAATCCATAATGATTTGAAATCATCTATCGCACATCTTGCTCGAATTgctaaagaagaag CTACCTACTTTggcttctttaaaaaaattgaaaaggacTTAACGGACGTATACTGGAATGTGAAACGCTCTTTGATTGATTTCGGAATATTAAGTCCTAGTATTCCTGCCAcatcattaaaaaatacagGTG GCTTTTACTTGGAAAATGTTCAATCCGACTTAGATGAGGCAGAAGTTGAACTGGAAGAGttacaaaaagaacagaCTGCTCTTCTTGAAGAATTACAAGAGCACCATAATGGTTGGGATAATCTGTATCGGTTTTTGAAAGGAATGACAACAGAACGCAAAGTTGGTGACTATATATACaaagttgttttctttggaaatgTTCTTCAAAATTCTGTTGATTTAGG AAATTTTGTGGAGCAAAATGGAAATACGTTGAAATACTCTAATGGCCAAAGTTGTTGGAACGGTCCCGATCGATCTGCTAgagtttttgttgaatgtgGAATTGAGAACGAGATTGTTAGTGTTCTAGAAGCTCAGAAATGTGAGTACAGtataaagatgaaaagtcCAGCAGCTTGTTCGGCATCTCAATTTCAGACATCCTTGTTGAAGAATGGCAACGATGATCCTGATGAGCTTTGA